TTTATTTCTAAAAGCATAATGCAAAATTACAGATTTTAAAATACTGATATTATTTGTTATATTAGCACAATAATGTCTTAATTATAATTTCATGATGAAAACAAATCTGTTATTTGGAGGATTGGCAGCTTTAGCAATTTCTTTTACCATAATCTCTTGTGGAAAAGACAAACCTGTGACAAGCGAAAGTAGCGAAGTTTTAACCACTACAAACGGCCGACTTTACGTTGTTGATACGATGAACAGCAAGGTAGAATGGAAAGGTTTTAAAGTTTTCAAAACAGATAACACCAGCCATATTGGTTCTATAAAATTCGAAAGTGGCGAAGTTACAATCAACGAAAACAAACTTGAAAGCGGAAAATTTGTGGTGGCCTTAACAACTTTAGCCAATAGCGATATCAAAGATGCTGAAGAATCCGCTAAGCTGGATGGCCATCTTAAAAGCGCCGATTTTTTCGATGTTGAAAAGTTCCCAACCGCTTCTTATGAAATTACGAAAGTTACTGAAGCTACAGAAGGCAGCGATTACAACACGATATTAGACGGAAACCTAACTATTAAAGGTATTACAAAACCTATCAGCTTCAATGCTAATGTTAAAATGGGTGAAGGCGAACTACAAATTGCTACCGAACCGAAAGACATTAGCCGTGATGAGTTTGGCATTAAATTCCAAATCCCAGCAGCCAACGGCTTGATAAAAGACGAAATCAATATCCAAATGTTGATGAAAGCCATCGAGAAAAAATAAATTATTTTTCAATACATAACGAAATCTGCCCATAGTTGGCAGATTTTTTTATTAAGAATAGCGATAAAATTTGTAATTTTGCAACTTATAATTATATCCTAAGTAATGACAGAAAGAATTGATGAATTATTGGTAGAAGTAGAACAATTCAATTCCACAGCAAAGGAAGAGATTGAGCAATTCCGCATCAAATTCAATGGTAAAAAAGGCGTTTTAAATGATTTTTTTGAACAATTCAAAGAAGTTCCCAATGACCAGAAAAAAGCTTTTGGTCAAAAAATCAATAGCCTAAAACAAGCCGTTGCAGCGAAATTAGACCATCTTAAAAACGCTACAGAAAACCAAACAAGCATCATAAAAGATGATCTTACAAAACCCGCTTTTCCTTTAGAATTAGGAACAAGACATCCGATTAATCTTGTTAAAAACAGAATTATCGAGATTTTCCGTTCTATAGGTTTTGCCATTGCCGACGGACCAGAAATCGAGGACGATTGGCACAACTTCACGGCGCTTAACTTACCAGAATATCACCCGGCGAGAGATATGCAGGACACGTTCTTTATCGATACCAATCCTGACACGTTGCTTCGTACGCATACTTCGTCTGTACAAGTGCGTTATATGGAAGAAAACGAACCGCCAATTCGTATTTTATCCCCAGGTCGCGTATTCCGTAACGAGGCTATTTCGTCGCGTTCGCATTGTATTTTCCATCAAATCGAAGGTTTGTATATCGATGAAAATGTAAGTTTTGCGGATTTGAAACAAACCATTCAATTCTTCACAACAGAATTATTTGGAAAGTCAAAAATCAGAATGCGTCCATCGTACTTCCCTTTCACAGAGCCAAGCGCAGAAGTTGATGTGTATTGGGGACTTAACTCCGAAACGGACTACCGAATTACAAAAGGTACAGGCTGGCTAGAGATTATGGGTTGCGGAATGGTGGATCCTGCTGTTCTTAAAAATGTAAATATTGATGCTGACAAATACAGCGGATTTGCATTCGGAATGGGAATCGAGAGAATTGTAATGTTGCTTTATCAAATGAGCGATATCCGCATGTTCTTTGAAAATGATGTCCGAATGTTGAATCAATTCAAATCTTTATAAAAAAATAAATCCACCGAAATGGTGGATTTTTTATGGATTAAATCTAAGTATAATCCATTTTCATTCTATTGATTTTACAGTTTTATGATTTTTAAAACACGAATTTACAAACAAAAAAAGCCCAAATATTTGGACTTTTTAGATTATGATTTTATGATTTAAAATCTTATTTTGTGAAATTTACCGGATATTTTGTTCCAGAAATCTTGTCGATACTTGCCTTTAACGAGCCTACTTTTAATTCAGCTTTTATAGCTATCGGAATTCTATTTTTATCATTGGAAACCCAAAGTGTAACACCTTCTTTTTCTTTGAAAACGCGTCCACTCATTACCGATGGAATAATTCTAAGACAATTAATAGTCCCAAATTTTGTAGAGACTCTCTCTGTCCCGGAAATACGCAACTGAAACGGAAACAACTCATCATCAATCCAAATATTCATCTTGATTACATTTCCAATCTTTAATTGATTGTCGTCAAGATTTCTCAAATAATAAAAACTCGACAACATATCTTGTACACCTTTAACTGTGTTAATAGTCTTTGGCTCTCTATCTGTATTTTTTTTATCGACTAAATAAATGGTATTGTTAGCATGATTGAATGTGCTTTGCAAATGCTGACGATAGCTACCTTCCGCCACATTTCTCACATAAAAATAAGGTTGTCCATAAAGATTGATATAACTCTCATAGACATCATCTACTTTGAAAAACGCTCGCACGGCTCCAGAAGTTTTACCAACACCTTTCACGTAAAAATAAGGTTTTCCGTTGAGCATGGCATTGGACGTAGAAAGCGTGGCAGAACCAGCAGTCAATATACCATAATGGATTCTATAAGTAAGACTTTCACCCGCTGCAATGTTATCATATTGGGCAGATGACATCATAAAACAAAACATTGCAAACAACAACATTATTTTCTTCATTTCTGTAATTTTGATATCAGTTAGACAAAAACGTTGCCAAATATAAGACAATAAATTAAAGCCTTTAAATTCTGGGAATCTAAAGGCTATATTTTTTAGTAATTTCTATTAATTTTTCTTAATTAACTTAATGTTGGGATGTTTATCGCGTTAATATTAATTTTAAAATCGGATAATTGTGATTTAATTTTAGAAAAATTAGATTTAAAAAAGTGAGTCTGCTCAAACAAATCTTCGTAATAAGAAATTCCTTTTAATAGGTTTTCTTTAAAACTTTCCCATTTTTTGATTTGTGATTTTGTCAAATCTTCTGAAAAATCAAAAATGTCGTTCCTTAAATATTCAACATACAATTTCAGTTCATTAATAAAGATATTTGGACGCTTATTGTCTGGCAAAATATTTTCATAACCATAAATATGGCGAACCATTTCTGCCAAAGACACTTCTTTATCAAAATAGCTAAGATTAGGCCCTGGACAGACGACAACGCCTTGCTTCTCGCCTTTTATC
This genomic stretch from Chryseobacterium sp. POL2 harbors:
- a CDS encoding YceI family protein, yielding MKTNLLFGGLAALAISFTIISCGKDKPVTSESSEVLTTTNGRLYVVDTMNSKVEWKGFKVFKTDNTSHIGSIKFESGEVTINENKLESGKFVVALTTLANSDIKDAEESAKLDGHLKSADFFDVEKFPTASYEITKVTEATEGSDYNTILDGNLTIKGITKPISFNANVKMGEGELQIATEPKDISRDEFGIKFQIPAANGLIKDEINIQMLMKAIEKK
- the pheS gene encoding phenylalanine--tRNA ligase subunit alpha — translated: MTERIDELLVEVEQFNSTAKEEIEQFRIKFNGKKGVLNDFFEQFKEVPNDQKKAFGQKINSLKQAVAAKLDHLKNATENQTSIIKDDLTKPAFPLELGTRHPINLVKNRIIEIFRSIGFAIADGPEIEDDWHNFTALNLPEYHPARDMQDTFFIDTNPDTLLRTHTSSVQVRYMEENEPPIRILSPGRVFRNEAISSRSHCIFHQIEGLYIDENVSFADLKQTIQFFTTELFGKSKIRMRPSYFPFTEPSAEVDVYWGLNSETDYRITKGTGWLEIMGCGMVDPAVLKNVNIDADKYSGFAFGMGIERIVMLLYQMSDIRMFFENDVRMLNQFKSL
- a CDS encoding DUF3108 domain-containing protein gives rise to the protein MKKIMLLFAMFCFMMSSAQYDNIAAGESLTYRIHYGILTAGSATLSTSNAMLNGKPYFYVKGVGKTSGAVRAFFKVDDVYESYINLYGQPYFYVRNVAEGSYRQHLQSTFNHANNTIYLVDKKNTDREPKTINTVKGVQDMLSSFYYLRNLDDNQLKIGNVIKMNIWIDDELFPFQLRISGTERVSTKFGTINCLRIIPSVMSGRVFKEKEGVTLWVSNDKNRIPIAIKAELKVGSLKASIDKISGTKYPVNFTK